One part of the Microcoleus sp. bin38.metabat.b11b12b14.051 genome encodes these proteins:
- a CDS encoding DUF6679 family protein, which yields MLQRKIYQLCCDGREVSIFLRDQQRWIERARILDIEGDLVTLRYETDEEDEISSWEEMVRLESIGAVSQKLASVSRTNCEPLVSDDCPEAEQIRNHYPDSNLE from the coding sequence ATGCTACAGCGCAAAATCTATCAACTCTGTTGTGATGGTCGTGAGGTTTCTATTTTTCTTCGAGATCAGCAACGTTGGATAGAGCGCGCTCGTATCCTAGATATTGAAGGGGATCTAGTCACGCTGCGCTACGAAACCGACGAAGAAGACGAAATTAGTTCCTGGGAAGAAATGGTGCGTCTAGAAAGTATTGGAGCCGTGTCCCAGAAGTTGGCTTCGGTGTCGAGAACAAACTGCGAACCCCTAGTTTCTGACGATTGTCCTGAGGCCGAACAAATTCGCAATCACTACCCTGACTCGAATTTAGAATAG
- a CDS encoding MBL fold metallo-hydrolase, protein MDLDCLPYGAGHAQEGVCLLVRMGPHRILLDCGIEDIAPLSATLSRSLPADFVVCTHAHADHARGLLALHQSFPQLPIYASEVTARLLPLNWPEQSQQPESHFCQALSWQSSVELRPGLSVQLFPSGHLPGAATVLLTYAAPHRTYTLVYTGDFFLSNSRLVEGLPLGELRGMKPDVLILEGSYGTARHPHRRQLENQLADRIHRAIADGYSVLLPSPALGLGQELLMLLRSHHYFTGRDLDIWVDGTVADGCDAYLELLPQFPTAVQNFALHQPLFWDERVKPRVRRLSAEQRSELGSRPCIVISDRIADLGLYVADRTNPWILLAPQKPGYPVTEWLPNWRESAVRLVETYLLAEHCDGPGTTQLIHNLRPQHVILIHGSPAYLADLANLDELRNRYQLHTPAVGTIVELPIGEMFLQPAIPETNYEGEVSELGTEVAISLPNPITADPRWANFADTGLVEARWQGEELVLRGISQRELLFQGSAVQTNLECCGNCQHYRGQRCWNQSSALFGFKVTPDGYCPVFEAIPESELFLDEDTDGQ, encoded by the coding sequence ATGGATCTCGATTGTTTACCTTACGGTGCAGGTCACGCACAGGAAGGCGTTTGTCTGCTAGTGCGAATGGGGCCGCACCGAATTTTACTCGACTGTGGTATCGAGGATATCGCACCTTTGTCAGCGACACTGAGTCGATCGCTGCCAGCCGATTTTGTGGTGTGTACCCACGCCCACGCCGACCACGCCAGAGGTTTACTAGCACTTCACCAATCTTTCCCGCAGTTGCCAATCTACGCCAGCGAAGTCACAGCGCGGCTGCTACCGCTCAACTGGCCCGAACAATCTCAGCAGCCAGAGTCCCATTTTTGTCAGGCACTGTCCTGGCAGTCCTCGGTCGAACTGCGCCCGGGACTGAGCGTGCAGTTGTTCCCGTCGGGCCATTTACCCGGAGCGGCGACTGTGCTGCTGACTTATGCCGCTCCCCACCGCACCTACACCCTGGTGTACACCGGCGACTTTTTTCTGTCGAATTCTCGTTTGGTGGAAGGTTTGCCGCTGGGAGAACTCCGGGGCATGAAGCCGGACGTGTTAATTTTGGAAGGCAGTTATGGCACGGCGCGCCACCCTCACCGCCGACAACTGGAAAATCAGTTAGCCGATCGCATCCACCGCGCGATCGCCGACGGGTACTCGGTACTGCTACCCTCGCCGGCCCTGGGTTTGGGTCAAGAACTGCTGATGCTGCTCCGCAGCCACCACTACTTCACCGGGCGCGACTTGGATATCTGGGTGGACGGCACCGTAGCCGACGGCTGCGACGCCTACCTGGAACTGCTGCCCCAATTTCCTACCGCCGTCCAAAATTTTGCTCTCCATCAACCTTTATTTTGGGACGAAAGGGTGAAACCCCGCGTGCGGAGGCTTTCTGCCGAACAGCGCTCCGAATTGGGTTCCAGACCTTGTATTGTGATTAGTGACCGAATTGCTGATTTGGGTTTGTATGTTGCCGATCGCACAAATCCGTGGATTTTGCTCGCACCTCAAAAACCCGGATATCCCGTTACAGAATGGCTGCCCAACTGGCGCGAATCGGCAGTTAGGCTCGTAGAAACTTATCTGCTAGCAGAACACTGCGACGGCCCGGGAACTACCCAGCTCATCCACAATTTGCGCCCCCAGCACGTAATTCTGATCCACGGTTCCCCTGCATATTTGGCTGATTTGGCGAACTTGGACGAACTGCGGAACCGCTACCAGTTGCACACGCCAGCGGTGGGGACAATTGTCGAATTGCCGATCGGCGAAATGTTTTTGCAGCCCGCGATCCCGGAAACTAATTATGAAGGAGAAGTCAGCGAATTAGGCACAGAAGTAGCAATTAGCTTGCCGAATCCCATTACAGCCGATCCTCGCTGGGCTAATTTTGCCGATACCGGTTTGGTAGAAGCCCGCTGGCAAGGTGAAGAACTGGTATTGCGGGGCATTTCCCAGCGCGAACTGCTGTTTCAAGGCAGCGCCGTTCAAACCAACCTCGAATGCTGCGGCAATTGCCAGCACTACCGCGGCCAGCGCTGTTGGAACCAATCGAGTGCTTTGTTTGGTTTTAAAGTTACTCCCGACGGTTACTGTCCCGTGTTTGAAGCAATACCCGAGTCCGAACTTTTCCTCGATGAAGATACCGACGGCCAGTAA